The following coding sequences are from one Gemella haemolysans ATCC 10379 window:
- a CDS encoding alpha-1,2-fucosyltransferase, which yields MKVYYNDRGFQLGNLLFLLMQAHKDRLVGIEESYVLRTGYFKFAQNFFPKTERLFGKAQGCELEPFGYYQISGQDYDAEVLDSFCREYLLERTEELSSQFDNKNITIAIRRTDFLDGDRAEKYGYDAVKYVINCLEIIKEKEGDISDLTIRITSDDTTWCKEELAPKLKTLFNFTNDIVIEAQDIQDNFLQLYATDKYFITPNSTYGYWVGYVLRVSSRNVQTFAPNFNTTLIENGRQVADARDWILVEVDRSMYEGRE from the coding sequence ATGAAAGTTTATTATAATGATAGAGGATTCCAACTTGGTAATCTACTATTTCTATTAATGCAAGCACATAAAGATAGATTAGTTGGTATAGAAGAAAGCTACGTATTAAGAACAGGTTATTTTAAATTCGCACAAAATTTCTTTCCGAAAACAGAACGACTATTTGGAAAAGCACAAGGTTGTGAACTTGAACCATTCGGATATTACCAAATATCAGGACAAGACTATGATGCAGAGGTATTGGACTCATTCTGCAGAGAATATCTTCTAGAAAGAACGGAAGAACTATCTAGCCAGTTTGATAATAAAAATATAACTATCGCGATAAGAAGAACAGACTTCTTAGATGGAGATAGAGCAGAGAAATATGGGTATGATGCGGTTAAGTATGTGATTAACTGCTTAGAAATAATCAAAGAAAAAGAAGGCGATATTTCTGATTTAACAATAAGAATAACTTCAGATGACACAACTTGGTGTAAAGAAGAATTAGCTCCGAAACTAAAAACATTATTTAATTTTACAAATGATATAGTAATCGAAGCGCAAGATATTCAAGATAATTTCTTACAATTATACGCAACAGATAAATATTTTATAACACCAAACTCAACTTATGGATACTGGGTAGGATATGTTCTGAGAGTAAGCTCAAGAAACGTTCAAACTTTTGCACCTAACTTCAATACAACACTAATCGAAAATGGACGACAGGTAGCAGACGCAAGAGATTGGATATTGGTTGAAGTGGATAGAAGTATGTATGAAGGAAGAGAATAA